In Streptomyces sp. NBC_00448, the following are encoded in one genomic region:
- a CDS encoding PaaI family thioesterase encodes MGEQTPTQFSPQTLAQYAGLGIDLPALFSAGPLGSRMGIRITEAAADKVVGTMPVEGNTQPYGLLHGGASAVLAETLGSVGAMLHGGPNKIAVGVDLNATHHRSVRTGTVTGTATPVHRGRSSASYEIVITDDATGKRVCTARLTCMLRPASPPAPTTA; translated from the coding sequence ATGGGCGAGCAGACCCCCACCCAGTTCTCCCCGCAGACGCTGGCGCAGTACGCCGGACTCGGCATCGACCTGCCCGCGCTGTTCTCGGCCGGCCCGCTCGGCAGCCGGATGGGCATCCGGATCACCGAGGCCGCGGCCGACAAGGTGGTGGGCACCATGCCCGTCGAGGGCAACACCCAGCCGTACGGGCTGCTGCACGGCGGCGCCTCCGCGGTCCTGGCGGAGACCCTCGGGTCGGTCGGGGCGATGCTGCACGGCGGGCCCAACAAGATCGCGGTCGGCGTCGACCTCAACGCGACGCACCACCGCAGCGTGCGCACCGGCACGGTGACCGGGACCGCCACTCCGGTCCACCGCGGGCGCTCCTCGGCCAGCTACGAGATCGTCATCACCGACGACGCCACCGGCAAGCGCGTCTGCACCGCCCGCCTCACCTGCATGCTCCGCCCCGCCTCCCCGCCCGCCCCCACAACCGCCTGA
- a CDS encoding transcriptional regulator, with the protein MYDSATRRHALAQVATGRSLNSVSRSTGISRAALRSWRDHGIKPVRRGATPLRTDGPAYPYLLGLYLGDGCISAHRRGVHALRIACGNAWPGLIDACEEAIRAVRPGGAVFRVAQQGCVQVTSMSKQWPAVFPQHGPGRKHERKITLEPWQQEIVAAYPWEFICGLIHSDGCRVTNWTVRTVGGLPKRYEYPRYFFTNTSADIRGLFTAALDRVGVVWTETRRRGEARNISVARRACVAVMDLHVGPKY; encoded by the coding sequence ATGTACGATTCCGCGACTCGACGCCATGCGCTGGCGCAGGTGGCCACCGGTCGCAGCCTGAACTCGGTGAGCCGGTCCACCGGCATATCGCGCGCCGCGCTCAGGAGTTGGCGCGACCACGGCATCAAGCCGGTCCGCCGGGGAGCGACGCCGCTGCGGACGGACGGCCCCGCGTATCCGTACCTGCTCGGCCTCTACCTCGGTGACGGCTGCATCAGCGCCCACCGGCGCGGGGTGCATGCGCTGCGGATCGCCTGCGGCAACGCCTGGCCCGGACTCATCGACGCCTGCGAGGAGGCGATCCGCGCGGTCCGTCCGGGCGGTGCCGTCTTCCGAGTGGCCCAACAAGGCTGTGTGCAGGTCACGTCGATGAGCAAGCAGTGGCCGGCGGTCTTCCCCCAGCACGGTCCCGGGCGGAAACACGAGCGGAAGATCACACTGGAGCCCTGGCAGCAGGAGATCGTGGCCGCGTACCCGTGGGAGTTCATCTGCGGGCTGATCCACTCCGACGGCTGCCGGGTCACCAACTGGACCGTGCGGACGGTCGGAGGGCTGCCGAAGCGCTACGAATACCCGCGGTACTTCTTCACCAACACCTCGGCCGACATCCGGGGACTGTTCACGGCCGCGCTCGACCGCGTCGGCGTGGTGTGGACCGAGACCCGTAGACGCGGTGAGGCGCGGAACATCTCCGTCGCCCGGCGTGCCTGTGTCGCGGTGATGGACCTGCACGTGGGCCCCAAGTACTGA
- a CDS encoding ANTAR domain-containing response regulator, with translation MSAPDEPTPAQDDASAHVPPVTTRVVIAEDEALIRLDLKEMLEEEGYSVVGEAGDGEVAVKLAQELHPDLVILDVKMPVLDGISAAEQIAGEKLAPVLMLTAFSQRELVERARDAGAMAYLVKPFTKSDLVPAIEMAVSRFQELRALELEIADLSLRLETRKLVDRAKSVLQTKYGLSEPAAFRWIQKTSMDRRMSMQAVAQAVIDEVTEKD, from the coding sequence GTGAGCGCCCCCGACGAGCCCACCCCCGCGCAGGACGACGCTTCCGCGCATGTGCCGCCCGTGACCACGCGTGTCGTCATCGCCGAGGACGAGGCGCTGATCCGGCTGGACCTGAAGGAGATGCTGGAGGAGGAGGGCTACTCCGTGGTCGGGGAGGCCGGCGACGGCGAGGTGGCGGTGAAGCTCGCGCAGGAACTCCACCCCGACCTGGTGATCCTGGACGTGAAGATGCCCGTGCTGGACGGCATCAGCGCGGCGGAGCAGATCGCCGGGGAGAAGCTGGCACCGGTGCTGATGCTGACCGCCTTCTCGCAGCGGGAGTTGGTGGAGCGGGCCAGGGACGCGGGCGCGATGGCGTACCTGGTGAAGCCGTTCACCAAGAGCGACCTGGTGCCGGCGATCGAGATGGCGGTGAGCCGGTTCCAGGAGCTCCGCGCCCTGGAGCTGGAGATCGCCGATCTGTCGCTGCGGCTGGAGACGCGCAAGCTGGTGGACCGGGCGAAGAGCGTGCTGCAGACGAAGTACGGGCTGAGCGAACCGGCGGCGTTCCGGTGGATCCAGAAGACGTCGATGGACCGCCGGATGTCGATGCAGGCGGTGGCGCAGGCGGTCATCGACGAGGTGACGGAGAAGGACTGA
- a CDS encoding ABC transporter ATP-binding protein, with the protein MTALLEVEDLRVAYGKIEAVKGISFSVEAGQVVTLIGTNGAGKTTTLRTLSGLLKPIGGRVTFDGKVLSRVPPHKIVALGLAHSPEGRHIFPRLSIEQNLLLGAFLRRDTAGITKDVERAYELFPILGERRKQAAGTLSGGEQQMLAMGRALMSQPKLLMLDEPSMGLSPIMMQKIMSTIVELKSQGTTILLVEQNAQAALSLADQAHVMEIGSIKISGTGQDLLHDEGVRKTYLGED; encoded by the coding sequence ATGACCGCACTGCTCGAAGTAGAGGACCTCCGGGTCGCCTACGGCAAGATCGAAGCCGTCAAGGGCATCTCCTTCTCGGTCGAAGCCGGCCAGGTCGTCACCCTCATCGGCACCAACGGCGCCGGCAAGACCACCACCCTGCGCACCCTCAGCGGCCTGCTCAAGCCCATCGGCGGACGGGTGACCTTCGACGGCAAGGTGCTCAGCCGGGTACCCCCGCACAAGATCGTCGCCCTCGGCCTGGCCCACTCCCCGGAAGGCCGGCACATCTTCCCCCGGCTCAGCATCGAGCAGAACCTGCTGCTCGGCGCCTTCCTGCGCAGGGACACCGCCGGCATCACCAAGGACGTCGAGCGCGCCTACGAGCTCTTCCCGATCCTCGGCGAACGCCGCAAACAGGCCGCGGGCACCCTCTCCGGCGGCGAGCAGCAGATGCTCGCCATGGGCCGCGCCCTGATGTCGCAGCCCAAACTGCTCATGCTCGACGAACCCTCCATGGGCCTCTCGCCGATCATGATGCAGAAGATCATGTCCACCATCGTCGAGCTGAAGTCCCAGGGCACCACCATCCTGCTCGTCGAGCAGAACGCCCAGGCGGCCCTCTCCCTCGCCGACCAGGCCCACGTCATGGAGATCGGCAGCATCAAGATCTCCGGCACCGGCCAGGACCTGCTCCACGACGAGGGCGTCCGCAAGACCTACCTCGGCGAGGACTGA
- a CDS encoding ABC transporter ATP-binding protein codes for MTTTTSTAAAPAATPGSTPLLQASGVIMRFGGLTAVRDVSLTVNSGEIVGLIGPNGAGKTTFFNCLTGLYVPTEGSVSYKGTVLPPKPHLVTKAGVARTFQNIRLFANMTVLENVLVGRHTRTREGLLSALIRGPGYHKAEARSRERAMELLQFTGLAEKADHLARNLPYGEQRKLEIARALASEPGLLLLDEPTAGMNPQETRATEELVFAIRDQGIAVLVIEHDMRFIFNLCDRVAVLVQGQKLVEGSSEVVQSDERVIAAYLGEPFEAEGTPQSAAPEAEAEPEPEPPVEPEPPVEPPVEPEPAAEQEQEQEQEPQPEPPTEPDPEPGTGAHEQENDR; via the coding sequence ATGACCACGACGACCAGCACCGCCGCCGCCCCGGCGGCCACCCCCGGCAGCACCCCGCTGCTCCAGGCCAGCGGCGTCATCATGCGGTTCGGCGGCCTCACCGCCGTCCGCGACGTCAGCCTCACCGTCAACAGCGGCGAGATCGTCGGCCTGATCGGCCCCAACGGCGCCGGCAAGACCACCTTCTTCAACTGCCTCACCGGGCTGTACGTCCCCACCGAGGGCTCCGTCAGCTACAAGGGCACCGTCCTGCCGCCCAAGCCCCACCTCGTCACCAAGGCAGGCGTCGCCCGCACCTTCCAGAACATCCGGCTGTTCGCCAACATGACCGTGCTGGAGAACGTCCTGGTCGGCCGGCACACCCGCACCCGCGAGGGCCTGCTCTCCGCCCTCATCCGCGGCCCCGGCTACCACAAGGCCGAAGCCCGCTCCCGCGAACGCGCCATGGAACTGCTCCAGTTCACCGGCCTCGCGGAGAAGGCCGACCACCTCGCCCGCAACCTCCCCTACGGCGAGCAGCGCAAGCTGGAGATCGCCCGCGCACTCGCCAGCGAACCCGGGCTGCTGCTGCTCGACGAGCCCACCGCCGGCATGAACCCGCAGGAGACCCGCGCCACCGAGGAACTGGTCTTCGCCATCCGCGACCAGGGCATCGCCGTGCTGGTCATCGAGCACGACATGCGGTTCATCTTCAACCTCTGCGACCGCGTCGCCGTCCTGGTCCAGGGCCAGAAGCTGGTGGAGGGCAGCTCCGAGGTCGTCCAGAGCGACGAACGCGTCATCGCCGCCTATCTGGGCGAGCCGTTCGAGGCGGAGGGGACCCCGCAGTCGGCGGCGCCCGAGGCCGAGGCGGAGCCGGAACCGGAACCGCCGGTCGAGCCGGAACCGCCGGTCGAACCCCCGGTCGAGCCGGAACCCGCGGCTGAGCAGGAGCAGGAGCAGGAGCAGGAGCCGCAGCCGGAGCCCCCGACCGAGCCGGACCCCGAGCCCGGCACCGGCGCGCACGAGCAGGAGAACGACCGATGA
- a CDS encoding branched-chain amino acid ABC transporter permease, which produces MTDIPTTAALQPVPLGTTNPDAPRADSFVTLPPGVARIATLVGVVGTVVSTFMSWTYTSDFPGDLTVNGYPGGLQVLTLIGAILTGLVALGAFGVKGLTWLVPNRSPNAVLLLAAGTFATTWYAVIAIAQELGGLANLNPGGFVAAVASLVLLVGALGLPIDRRPLDDSDAEYYELGRLSENGATRGTYRWLRSARLNHRELPVSDPAKAPLWVQYLIVVVVAVAGVKVLTYGLATGYTELFVGYLILLVFALLAFSAAGLTRQFSKITGDHRPFSMSVGILAAIAYPFVQNNEHWANLGVNILIFGTVALGLNIVVGLTGLLDLGYVAFLGVGAYAAALVSGSQYSIWSGVQFPFWAAALTGMAASLVFGVLIGAPTLRLRGDYLAIVTLGFGEIFRIAVNNLDGVSGPKVTNGPNGIPNIPDLSVFGYNLGNPHQIGSITLGRFANYYLLMLVITVIVVLVFTRASDSRIGRSWIAIREDETAATAMGINGFRVKLIAFALGASLAGLAGTVSAHVTYSVVPNPYQFSGAAPPNSAFLLAAVVLGGMGTVSGPILGAALLYIVPEKLGFLQRYELFAFGVTLILIMRLRPEGIIPNRRRKLEFHEEEALLPTQRPLGDDTIAVGEAGA; this is translated from the coding sequence ATGACAGACATCCCCACCACCGCGGCCCTCCAGCCCGTCCCGCTCGGCACCACCAACCCCGACGCACCGCGCGCCGACTCCTTCGTCACCCTGCCGCCCGGCGTCGCCCGCATCGCGACCCTCGTCGGCGTCGTGGGCACCGTGGTGTCCACCTTCATGTCCTGGACCTACACCTCCGACTTCCCCGGCGACCTCACCGTCAACGGCTACCCCGGCGGCCTGCAGGTCCTCACCCTCATCGGCGCCATCCTCACCGGCCTGGTGGCCCTCGGGGCCTTCGGGGTCAAGGGCCTGACCTGGCTGGTGCCCAACCGGTCGCCCAACGCCGTCCTGCTGCTCGCCGCCGGCACCTTCGCCACCACCTGGTACGCCGTCATCGCCATCGCGCAGGAACTCGGCGGCCTGGCCAACCTCAACCCCGGCGGCTTCGTCGCCGCCGTCGCCTCGCTGGTCCTGCTCGTCGGCGCCCTGGGCCTGCCCATCGACCGCCGGCCCCTGGACGACTCCGACGCCGAGTACTACGAACTCGGCCGCCTCAGCGAGAACGGCGCGACCCGCGGCACCTACCGCTGGCTGCGCTCGGCCCGGCTCAACCACCGCGAGCTGCCGGTCTCCGACCCCGCCAAGGCGCCGCTGTGGGTGCAGTACCTCATCGTCGTCGTGGTCGCCGTCGCCGGCGTGAAAGTCCTCACCTACGGGCTGGCCACCGGCTACACCGAACTCTTCGTCGGCTACCTGATCCTGCTCGTCTTCGCCCTCCTGGCGTTCAGCGCCGCCGGACTCACCCGGCAGTTCTCCAAGATCACCGGCGATCACCGGCCGTTCTCGATGTCGGTCGGCATCCTCGCCGCCATCGCCTACCCGTTCGTCCAGAACAACGAGCACTGGGCGAACCTCGGCGTCAACATCCTCATCTTCGGCACCGTCGCCCTGGGCCTGAACATCGTCGTCGGCCTCACCGGCCTGCTCGACCTCGGCTACGTCGCCTTCCTCGGTGTCGGCGCCTACGCCGCGGCCCTCGTCTCCGGCTCCCAGTACTCCATCTGGTCCGGCGTCCAGTTCCCCTTCTGGGCCGCCGCCCTCACCGGCATGGCCGCCTCCCTGGTCTTCGGCGTCCTCATCGGCGCCCCCACCCTGCGGCTGCGCGGCGACTACCTGGCCATCGTCACCCTCGGCTTCGGAGAGATCTTCCGCATCGCCGTCAACAACCTCGACGGCGTCTCAGGACCCAAGGTCACCAACGGGCCGAACGGCATCCCGAACATCCCCGACCTGTCGGTCTTCGGCTACAACCTCGGCAACCCGCACCAGATCGGCTCCATCACCCTCGGCCGGTTCGCCAACTACTACCTGCTGATGCTCGTCATCACGGTGATCGTGGTGCTCGTCTTCACCCGCGCCTCCGACTCCCGCATCGGCCGGTCCTGGATCGCCATCCGCGAGGACGAGACCGCCGCCACCGCCATGGGCATCAACGGCTTCCGGGTCAAGCTCATCGCGTTCGCGCTCGGCGCCTCCCTGGCCGGCCTGGCCGGCACCGTCAGCGCCCACGTCACCTACAGCGTCGTGCCCAATCCCTACCAGTTCTCCGGCGCCGCACCGCCCAACTCCGCGTTCCTGCTCGCCGCCGTCGTCCTTGGCGGCATGGGCACCGTCAGCGGACCCATCCTCGGCGCCGCGCTCCTCTACATCGTCCCCGAGAAGCTGGGCTTCCTGCAGCGCTACGAACTCTTCGCCTTCGGTGTCACGCTCATCCTGATCATGCGCCTTCGGCCCGAGGGCATCATCCCCAACCGGCGCCGCAAGCTCGAGTTCCACGAGGAAGAAGCCCTGCTACCCACGCAACGACCGCTCGGCGACGACACCATCGCCGTCGGCGAGGCAGGGGCGTGA
- a CDS encoding branched-chain amino acid ABC transporter permease, whose translation MHTLPQQLANGLFLGSMYGLIAIGYTMVYGIVQLINFAHGEIFMTGAFGALTVWNILPSGMNIWAALPLMLVGGAIVSMLIAVGAERFAYRPLRGAPRLAPLITAIGLSLALQQAIFVWYPGADNAKDFPQLGTHPYHLGSISIQRNDIFLVVAAAICMIGLAAFVRSSRTGRAMQATAQDPDTAQLMGIDTNRIIVIAFAIGGLFAAVAGVAYGLKYGQVTYNMGFQAGLKAFTAAVLGGIGNIYGAMLGGLVLGIAEACATAYIANIPGMHQLGGQGWANVWAFVLLIVVLLVRPQGLLGERVADRA comes from the coding sequence GTGCACACCCTGCCGCAACAGCTGGCCAACGGGCTGTTCCTCGGCTCGATGTACGGGCTCATCGCCATCGGCTACACGATGGTGTACGGCATCGTCCAGCTCATCAACTTCGCCCACGGCGAGATCTTCATGACCGGCGCCTTCGGCGCGCTCACCGTATGGAACATCCTGCCCAGCGGCATGAACATCTGGGCCGCGCTGCCCCTGATGCTCGTCGGTGGCGCCATCGTCTCCATGCTGATCGCGGTAGGCGCCGAACGGTTCGCCTACCGGCCGCTGCGCGGCGCACCCAGACTCGCGCCCCTCATCACCGCCATCGGCCTCTCCCTCGCCCTCCAGCAGGCGATCTTCGTGTGGTACCCCGGTGCCGACAACGCCAAGGACTTCCCCCAACTCGGCACGCACCCCTACCACCTGGGCTCCATCAGCATCCAGCGCAACGACATCTTCCTCGTCGTCGCCGCCGCGATCTGCATGATCGGCCTGGCCGCCTTCGTCCGCAGCAGCCGCACCGGCCGCGCGATGCAGGCCACCGCACAGGACCCGGACACCGCCCAGCTCATGGGCATCGACACCAACCGCATCATCGTGATCGCCTTCGCCATCGGCGGCCTGTTCGCCGCCGTCGCCGGCGTCGCCTACGGCCTGAAGTACGGCCAGGTCACCTACAACATGGGCTTCCAGGCCGGCCTGAAAGCCTTCACCGCGGCGGTCCTCGGCGGCATCGGCAACATCTACGGCGCCATGCTCGGCGGACTCGTCCTCGGCATCGCCGAAGCCTGCGCCACCGCCTACATCGCCAACATCCCCGGCATGCACCAACTCGGCGGCCAAGGCTGGGCCAACGTATGGGCCTTCGTCCTGCTCATCGTGGTCCTGCTGGTCAGACCACAGGGCCTGCTGGGTGAACGCGTAGCGGACAGGGCGTGA
- a CDS encoding branched-chain amino acid ABC transporter substrate-binding protein, with amino-acid sequence MRHRSLLLLTSVLTTGALTLTACGSRSDDSKKSSGDGGGGSNITLTIGVDAPLTGQNSATGLGLQYGTQIAVDDANAQKLVPGVTFKVKAFDDKALPATGQQNATALVQNNNVIGVVGPLNSGVAQSMQQVFATANLVEISPANTDPTLTQGKNWASGKKVRPFKTYFRTATTDANQGGFAADYAYNTLKKKNVFVVDDKQAYGAGLAAIFKGKLSSLGGKIAGTDHVNTGDTDYSALVTKIKQSHADMLYYGGQYDESELITKQLKAGGVNIPLMGGDGMYSDTYIKTAGAAATGDLATSVGVPVATLPAAQTFIKTYKAKGYPGDYGTYGGYSYDAATAIIRAVKAVMDANGGKLPAMNDARSKVVDAVQKTDFQGIAGHVSFDQYGDTTNKQLTVYQVKNGKWTSVKTGVYSG; translated from the coding sequence GTGCGACACCGCTCTTTGCTGCTGCTCACCTCCGTATTGACCACAGGAGCCCTCACACTGACCGCTTGCGGCTCGCGCAGCGACGACAGCAAGAAGAGCAGTGGTGACGGCGGTGGCGGCAGCAACATCACCCTCACCATCGGCGTCGACGCGCCGCTCACCGGCCAGAACTCCGCCACCGGCCTCGGCCTGCAGTACGGCACGCAGATCGCGGTGGACGACGCCAACGCCCAGAAGCTCGTCCCCGGCGTGACCTTCAAGGTCAAGGCGTTCGACGACAAGGCGCTGCCGGCCACCGGCCAGCAGAACGCCACCGCCCTGGTGCAGAACAACAACGTCATCGGCGTCGTCGGCCCGCTCAACTCCGGCGTCGCCCAGTCGATGCAGCAGGTCTTCGCCACCGCGAACCTGGTGGAGATCTCGCCCGCCAACACCGACCCGACCCTCACCCAGGGCAAGAACTGGGCGAGCGGCAAGAAGGTCCGCCCCTTCAAGACCTACTTCCGCACCGCCACCACCGACGCCAACCAGGGCGGCTTCGCGGCGGACTACGCCTACAACACCCTGAAGAAGAAGAACGTCTTCGTCGTCGACGACAAGCAGGCGTACGGCGCCGGCCTGGCCGCGATCTTCAAGGGCAAGCTCTCCTCCCTGGGCGGCAAGATCGCCGGCACCGACCACGTCAACACCGGTGACACCGACTACTCGGCCCTGGTCACCAAGATCAAGCAGTCGCACGCCGACATGCTCTACTACGGCGGCCAGTACGACGAGTCGGAGCTGATCACCAAGCAGCTCAAGGCCGGCGGCGTGAACATCCCGCTGATGGGCGGCGACGGCATGTACTCCGACACGTACATCAAGACCGCGGGTGCGGCCGCCACCGGTGACCTCGCCACCTCCGTCGGCGTCCCGGTCGCCACCCTCCCGGCCGCCCAGACCTTCATCAAGACCTACAAGGCCAAGGGCTACCCGGGCGACTACGGCACCTACGGCGGCTACTCCTACGACGCCGCGACCGCCATCATCCGCGCCGTCAAGGCCGTGATGGACGCCAACGGCGGCAAGCTGCCGGCCATGAACGACGCCCGCTCCAAGGTCGTCGACGCCGTCCAGAAGACGGACTTCCAGGGCATCGCCGGTCACGTCTCCTTCGACCAGTACGGCGACACCACCAACAAGCAGCTGACCGTGTACCAGGTCAAGAACGGCAAGTGGACCTCCGTGAAGACCGGCGTCTACTCGGGCTGA
- the pyk gene encoding pyruvate kinase — protein MRRAKIVCTLGPATESYDQIKALVEAGMDVARLNLSHGGYAEHEDRYRRVRKAADETGRSVGILADLQGPKIRLGRFAEGPVLLERGDEFTITVDDIEGDQLICGTTYKGLTADVARGERILVDDGRVTLEVTDVEGPRVHTMVIEGGMVSDHKGLNLPGVAVSVPALSDKDIRDLRWALRTGADVIALSFVRSGRDMDDVLRIMAEEGRRVPVIAKIEKPQAVENLEDIVDAFDGIMVARGDLGVEMPLEAVPIVQKRAVKLARRNAKPVIVATQMLDSMIDNSRPTRAEASDVANAVIDGTDAVMLSGETSVGKYPIETVKVMSRIVAAAEEDILAAGLPPLTDSNKPRTQGGAVARAAAEMGDFLGAAYLVAFTQSGDTVRRLSRYRSPIPVLAFTPEQDTRSQLNLTWGVETFLGPMVQTTDEMVQQVDEQLLRIGRCKKGDVVVITAGSPPGMPGTTNMVRVHHIGEDDSPKK, from the coding sequence ATGCGCCGAGCCAAAATTGTCTGCACCCTGGGCCCCGCCACCGAGTCCTACGACCAGATCAAAGCACTGGTCGAGGCCGGGATGGACGTCGCCCGCCTGAACCTGAGCCATGGCGGATACGCCGAGCACGAGGACCGCTACCGACGCGTGCGCAAGGCCGCCGACGAGACCGGGCGCAGCGTCGGCATCCTCGCCGACCTTCAGGGTCCGAAGATCAGGCTGGGACGTTTCGCCGAAGGCCCCGTACTGCTTGAACGCGGCGACGAGTTCACCATCACCGTCGATGACATCGAGGGTGACCAGCTGATCTGCGGCACCACCTACAAGGGACTGACGGCCGATGTCGCCCGCGGTGAGCGCATCCTCGTGGACGACGGCCGGGTCACCCTGGAGGTGACCGACGTCGAAGGCCCCCGCGTGCACACCATGGTGATCGAGGGCGGCATGGTCTCCGACCACAAGGGCCTCAACCTGCCCGGCGTCGCGGTCTCCGTGCCGGCCCTGTCCGACAAGGACATCCGCGACCTGCGCTGGGCGCTGCGCACCGGCGCCGACGTCATCGCGCTGTCCTTCGTGCGCAGCGGCCGCGACATGGACGACGTGCTGCGGATCATGGCGGAGGAGGGCCGCCGGGTCCCGGTGATCGCCAAGATCGAGAAGCCGCAGGCGGTGGAGAACCTCGAGGACATCGTCGACGCCTTCGACGGGATCATGGTCGCGCGTGGCGACCTGGGCGTCGAGATGCCGCTGGAGGCGGTGCCGATCGTCCAGAAGCGCGCGGTCAAGCTCGCCCGGCGCAACGCGAAACCGGTCATCGTCGCCACCCAGATGCTCGACTCGATGATCGACAACTCCCGCCCCACCCGCGCCGAGGCCAGCGACGTGGCCAACGCGGTGATCGACGGCACCGACGCGGTGATGCTCTCCGGCGAGACCAGCGTCGGCAAGTACCCGATCGAGACGGTGAAGGTGATGTCCCGGATCGTGGCCGCCGCCGAGGAGGACATCCTCGCCGCCGGCCTGCCGCCGCTCACCGACAGCAACAAGCCGCGCACCCAGGGCGGCGCCGTGGCCCGCGCCGCGGCCGAGATGGGCGACTTCCTCGGCGCCGCGTACCTGGTGGCCTTCACCCAGTCCGGCGACACCGTGCGCCGGCTGTCCCGCTACCGCTCGCCGATCCCGGTGCTCGCCTTCACCCCCGAGCAGGACACCCGCTCCCAACTCAACCTGACCTGGGGCGTGGAGACCTTCCTCGGCCCGATGGTGCAGACCACCGACGAGATGGTGCAGCAGGTGGACGAGCAGTTGCTGCGGATCGGCCGCTGCAAGAAGGGCGACGTCGTGGTGATCACGGCCGGCTCGCCGCCCGGAATGCCCGGCACCACCAACATGGTCCGGGTACATCACATCGGTGAGGACGACTCCCCGAAGAAGTAA